Proteins co-encoded in one Kribbella qitaiheensis genomic window:
- a CDS encoding alkaline phosphatase family protein yields the protein MALAGLIRGGIVTLVIATAVACGGHTARQDTSSQPSSAPTTPRKEVISKDDTCPPAPPAEPVPPSPHPGKVTKILLVVLENKNPCASTKGMPYLAALADKYAKAGLYYAMAHPSLPNYLSLAGGSTFGIRDDRSPAAHKLTGPSVFGQVLEAGEIAKTYAEDMKSNCQLEQGKNDPYAVRHNPWLYFASDTERQGCQQYDVPAGTVTEGEFHDDVANGTLPTFGLLAPNLCDDAHDCPLGSANTWLTKWFAPLLAGPDFASGHLLVLITFDEDDKHAGNRVLTVAVNPSLHHLVIGTRLDHLATSKAVSTLVSAPPLREAAKAPDLFTALGLAH from the coding sequence ATGGCATTAGCAGGTCTGATCCGGGGCGGAATCGTCACGCTCGTCATCGCGACGGCGGTCGCCTGTGGCGGACACACCGCCAGGCAGGACACCAGCTCGCAGCCTTCATCGGCTCCGACGACGCCCCGTAAAGAGGTGATCAGCAAGGACGACACCTGTCCACCCGCACCGCCCGCCGAGCCGGTGCCGCCGTCACCGCACCCGGGCAAGGTCACCAAGATCCTGCTGGTCGTGCTGGAGAACAAGAACCCCTGCGCCAGCACCAAAGGCATGCCGTACCTCGCGGCGCTGGCCGACAAGTACGCCAAGGCCGGCCTGTACTACGCGATGGCGCATCCCTCCCTGCCGAACTACCTCAGCCTCGCCGGCGGCTCCACCTTCGGCATCCGCGACGACCGTTCACCGGCCGCGCACAAGCTGACCGGACCGTCCGTCTTCGGCCAGGTCCTCGAGGCCGGCGAGATCGCGAAGACCTACGCCGAGGACATGAAGTCGAACTGCCAGCTGGAGCAGGGCAAGAACGACCCGTACGCCGTCCGCCACAACCCGTGGCTCTACTTCGCCTCCGACACCGAGCGTCAGGGCTGCCAGCAGTACGACGTGCCGGCCGGGACCGTGACGGAAGGGGAGTTCCACGACGACGTCGCCAACGGGACCCTGCCGACCTTCGGATTGCTGGCGCCGAACCTGTGCGACGACGCCCACGACTGCCCACTCGGCTCGGCGAACACCTGGCTGACGAAATGGTTCGCCCCACTCCTGGCAGGGCCCGACTTCGCCTCCGGCCACCTCCTCGTCCTGATCACCTTCGACGAGGACGACAAGCACGCCGGCAACCGCGTACTCACCGTCGCGGTCAACCCTTCCCTCCACCACCTGGTCATCGGCACCCGCCTCGACCACCTGGCCACCAGCAAGGCAGTCTCCACCCTCGTCTCGGCCCCACCCCTCCGCGAAGCAGCCAAAGCCCCCGACCTCTTCACCGCCCTCGGCCTCGCCCACTGA
- a CDS encoding phosphocholine-specific phospholipase C, with protein MAPPPSPPCRTASSRAAAIPAHRRNGDINDVEHIVVLMQENRSFDHYFGSLNGVRGFGDPRPVTLPSGKSVFHQTSGGKEVLPFRPEADNLGMQFIQDLAHSWPDGHRAFNNGKYDQWVPAKSPTTMAYLTREDIPFHYALADKFTICDSYHCSFIGSTDPNRYYMWTGYTGNDGAGGGPVLGNDEAGYGWTTYPERLEQAGVSWKIYQDIGDGLDGPGGWGWIDDAYRGNYGDNSLLYFNNYRNATPGNPLYDKARTGTNAKAGEGLFDRLRADVQAGTLPKISWIAAPEAFTEHPNWPVNYGAWYISQVIDALTSDPDTWSKTALFVTYDENDGFFDHAVPPFPPGSANQGLSTVNVQPDLFPGSTKYAAGPYGLGQRVPMLVLSPWSTGGYVCSEVLDHTSIIRFMERRFGVHEPNISPWRRAICGDLSSAFDFARSTTKVDRLPDTAAYEPPDNDRHPDYAPTPPAVGKLPVQERGRRRTRPLPYAPSVDGAATPSTGKFALTFASGQQAGAQFLVTSANRTDGPWTYTTEAGKTLSDSWNTAYSGGVTDLTVFGPNGFLRTFKGKPVAGPEVTARHNGRNGDLELTLTNTGSSQATFTITNAYGGRAKVLKLRAGTKATYQVDLNRTNSWYDVSVVVAGDNGFLRRFAGHVETGEAGVTDPAIITA; from the coding sequence GTGGCACCGCCGCCTTCGCCGCCATGTCGAACAGCATCGAGCAGGGCCGCCGCCATCCCCGCGCACCGGCGCAACGGCGACATCAACGACGTCGAGCACATCGTCGTGCTGATGCAGGAGAACCGCTCGTTCGACCACTACTTCGGTTCGCTGAACGGCGTCCGCGGCTTCGGTGACCCGCGACCGGTCACCCTGCCGAGCGGCAAGTCCGTCTTCCACCAGACGAGCGGCGGCAAGGAGGTGCTGCCGTTCCGGCCGGAGGCCGACAACCTCGGTATGCAGTTCATCCAGGACCTCGCGCACAGCTGGCCCGACGGGCACCGCGCGTTCAACAACGGCAAGTACGACCAGTGGGTGCCGGCCAAGTCGCCGACGACGATGGCCTACCTGACCCGCGAGGACATCCCGTTCCACTACGCGCTCGCGGACAAGTTCACCATCTGCGACTCGTACCACTGCTCGTTCATCGGCTCCACCGACCCGAACCGGTACTACATGTGGACCGGCTACACCGGTAACGACGGCGCCGGCGGCGGCCCGGTCCTCGGCAACGACGAGGCCGGCTACGGCTGGACGACGTACCCGGAACGGCTGGAGCAGGCCGGCGTGTCCTGGAAGATCTACCAGGACATCGGCGACGGGCTGGACGGGCCGGGCGGCTGGGGCTGGATCGACGACGCGTACCGCGGCAACTACGGCGACAACTCGCTGCTCTACTTCAACAACTACCGCAACGCGACGCCGGGTAACCCGCTCTACGACAAGGCCCGGACCGGGACGAACGCGAAGGCCGGCGAAGGCCTGTTCGACCGGCTGCGCGCCGACGTCCAGGCCGGCACGCTGCCGAAGATCTCCTGGATCGCGGCACCGGAGGCGTTCACCGAGCACCCGAACTGGCCGGTCAACTACGGCGCCTGGTACATCTCACAGGTGATCGACGCGCTGACGTCGGACCCGGACACCTGGAGCAAGACGGCGCTGTTCGTCACCTACGACGAGAACGACGGCTTCTTCGACCACGCCGTCCCGCCGTTCCCGCCCGGCTCGGCGAACCAGGGCCTGTCCACCGTCAACGTCCAGCCCGACCTGTTCCCCGGCAGCACGAAGTACGCCGCCGGTCCGTACGGTCTCGGCCAGCGCGTCCCGATGCTGGTGCTGTCGCCTTGGAGCACCGGCGGATACGTCTGCTCCGAGGTGCTCGACCACACGTCGATCATCCGATTCATGGAGCGCCGGTTCGGCGTCCACGAACCGAACATCTCGCCCTGGCGCCGCGCGATCTGCGGCGACCTGAGCTCGGCCTTCGACTTCGCCAGGTCGACGACGAAGGTCGACCGGCTGCCCGACACCGCGGCCTACGAGCCGCCGGACAACGACCGGCACCCCGACTATGCGCCGACGCCGCCGGCCGTTGGCAAGCTGCCGGTCCAGGAGCGCGGCCGGCGGCGTACCCGACCGTTGCCCTATGCACCGAGTGTGGACGGCGCCGCGACGCCGAGCACCGGCAAGTTCGCGCTGACCTTCGCCTCAGGACAGCAGGCGGGCGCACAGTTCCTGGTCACCTCCGCCAATCGCACGGACGGGCCATGGACCTACACGACCGAAGCCGGGAAGACGCTGTCGGACAGCTGGAACACCGCCTATTCGGGAGGCGTCACCGACCTGACCGTCTTCGGCCCGAACGGCTTCCTGCGCACCTTCAAGGGCAAGCCCGTCGCGGGTCCGGAGGTGACCGCTCGGCACAACGGCCGCAACGGCGACCTCGAACTGACTCTCACCAACACCGGCAGCAGCCAGGCCACCTTCACCATCACCAACGCGTACGGCGGCCGCGCGAAGGTGCTGAAGCTGCGCGCGGGCACCAAGGCGACCTACCAGGTGGACCTCAACCGCACCAACAGCTGGTACGACGTATCGGTGGTCGTTGCCGGTGACAACGGCTTCCTCCGCCGCTTCGCCGGTCATGTCGAGACCGGTGAGGCCGGAGTCACCGATCCGGCCATCATCACCGCCTGA
- a CDS encoding SGNH/GDSL hydrolase family protein — protein sequence MVSTPRGSCSSLTSLVRPRARAVSGADVDLLTIGANDFGDHHDEIVEASCAKAGAGDCVSDELAQLSSDLRRILSRLRQLRADRPTTALVTGYWDVFEDGQVARQNFSADGIAATVDLTKRVNAVIAAATIAEGAMSVELSGPFQRAGDITKLLAPDGDHPDAAGHQLIAQVLLAAGLPTMRPRS from the coding sequence GTGGTCTCGACTCCGAGGGGCTCCTGCAGCAGCTTGACGAGCCTGGTTCGGCCACGGGCCCGAGCGGTGAGCGGCGCGGACGTCGACCTGCTCACGATCGGCGCCAACGACTTCGGGGATCACCACGACGAGATCGTCGAGGCGAGCTGCGCGAAGGCCGGCGCCGGCGATTGCGTCAGCGACGAACTGGCGCAACTGTCCAGCGACTTGCGTCGCATCTTGAGCCGGCTCCGCCAACTGCGTGCCGATCGGCCGACCACCGCGTTGGTGACCGGATATTGGGACGTTTTCGAGGACGGCCAGGTCGCACGGCAGAACTTCAGCGCTGACGGGATCGCCGCCACGGTCGACCTGACCAAGCGGGTGAACGCGGTCATCGCCGCGGCCACGATCGCCGAAGGCGCGATGTCCGTCGAGCTGTCCGGTCCGTTCCAGCGCGCGGGTGACATCACCAAGCTGCTCGCGCCCGACGGCGATCACCCCGATGCGGCCGGGCATCAGCTGATCGCACAGGTCCTCCTCGCGGCCGGACTGCCCACGATGAGGCCGCGATCATGA
- a CDS encoding response regulator transcription factor, with amino-acid sequence MRVLMVEDEVRLADTVRRGLTDAGFVVEVVHNGEDAVWAASESAYDVIVLDIMLPKLNGYKVLEELRRRGVWTPVLMRHRGDIVTKTEILESVWDPAFDGDPNVVEVYVRYLRLKLDAPFDRHAIETVRGMGYRLAADGG; translated from the coding sequence ATGCGGGTGCTGATGGTGGAGGACGAGGTGCGGCTGGCCGACACGGTCCGCCGCGGCCTCACCGACGCCGGATTCGTGGTCGAGGTCGTGCACAACGGCGAAGACGCGGTCTGGGCGGCGAGCGAGAGCGCGTACGACGTGATCGTGCTCGACATCATGTTGCCCAAGCTGAACGGGTACAAGGTGCTCGAGGAGCTCCGTCGCCGCGGCGTCTGGACGCCGGTCCTGATGCGGCACCGCGGCGACATCGTCACCAAGACCGAGATCCTCGAGTCGGTCTGGGATCCGGCCTTCGACGGCGATCCCAACGTCGTCGAGGTCTACGTCCGCTATCTGCGGCTGAAACTCGACGCCCCGTTCGACCGGCACGCCATCGAAACCGTCCGCGGTATGGGCTACCGCCTCGCAGCCGACGGTGGGTAG
- a CDS encoding sensor histidine kinase has product MTRFGRFLAAVRRPGVRGRSTSAAVVVVALALAVGALILLLLLQRALINSVSDAAGDRSLDIATQVKEDGQRGLREELVENTRPSQLIQVLDQNGAVVASSSRRTEPSLTDLRPGDGQILRNEIGRMPLVDDDHDFLIVARGTEFEGARYTVVVASSLQTQRETVETVVFYLLLGFPLLLLLVGLAMWILVGRALWPVERIRAQVHGIGAGQLAERVPVPATQDEIARLAVTMNEMLDRLQSAQETQRRFVADASHELRSPIATLTAALDVVVVDVSGQAWLDLQQVMDAETGRMRRLVEDLLLLAKADDDALRLQGSDVDLDDLIESEVRRLRSSDGPVVQRDVQTVRVRGDADKLSQVIRNLVENASRAARSTVRFTLAEEAGTALLTVEDDGDGVPMADRERVFERFVRLDASRDRGSGGSGLGLAIVSEVLRSHGGSVRITDSPLGGARFEVTLPTESPSPGGR; this is encoded by the coding sequence ATGACCCGCTTCGGCCGCTTCCTGGCCGCCGTACGACGACCAGGTGTTCGCGGGCGGTCCACCAGCGCGGCCGTCGTCGTGGTGGCGCTGGCTCTGGCGGTCGGAGCGTTGATCCTGCTGCTCCTGCTCCAGCGCGCCTTGATCAACAGCGTGTCCGATGCGGCCGGCGACCGGTCGCTCGACATCGCGACCCAGGTGAAAGAGGACGGCCAGCGCGGTCTGCGGGAGGAGCTGGTCGAGAACACCCGGCCGAGCCAGCTGATCCAGGTGCTGGACCAGAACGGCGCGGTGGTGGCCAGTTCGTCCCGGCGTACGGAGCCGTCGTTGACGGACCTGCGCCCGGGTGACGGCCAGATCCTGCGCAACGAGATCGGCCGGATGCCGTTGGTCGACGACGACCACGACTTCCTGATAGTTGCCCGTGGCACCGAGTTCGAGGGTGCCCGGTACACGGTGGTGGTCGCCTCGTCGCTCCAGACCCAGCGCGAGACCGTCGAGACCGTGGTCTTCTACCTGCTGCTCGGGTTCCCGTTGCTGCTGCTCCTGGTCGGGCTGGCGATGTGGATCCTGGTCGGCCGTGCGCTCTGGCCGGTGGAGCGGATTCGCGCGCAGGTGCACGGGATCGGTGCCGGCCAGTTGGCCGAGCGGGTCCCGGTGCCCGCCACCCAGGACGAGATCGCGCGGCTGGCGGTCACCATGAACGAGATGCTGGATCGATTGCAGTCGGCGCAGGAGACGCAACGCCGGTTCGTCGCCGATGCGAGCCACGAGTTGCGGTCGCCGATCGCCACCCTCACCGCGGCGCTCGACGTCGTCGTGGTCGATGTCTCCGGGCAAGCGTGGCTGGATCTGCAGCAGGTGATGGATGCCGAGACCGGCCGGATGCGCCGCCTGGTCGAGGATCTCCTGCTGCTCGCCAAGGCGGACGACGACGCCCTGCGGTTGCAGGGCTCCGACGTCGATCTGGACGACCTGATCGAGTCCGAGGTCCGCCGGCTGCGGAGTTCCGACGGGCCGGTCGTGCAACGCGACGTACAGACGGTCAGGGTTCGCGGCGATGCGGACAAGCTCTCCCAAGTGATCCGCAACCTGGTGGAGAACGCGAGCCGGGCCGCGAGGAGCACTGTCCGCTTCACGCTGGCAGAAGAAGCCGGTACTGCGTTGCTCACGGTCGAGGACGACGGTGACGGCGTGCCGATGGCGGACCGGGAGCGGGTGTTCGAGCGCTTCGTCCGCCTCGATGCCAGCCGGGACCGGGGCAGCGGCGGATCGGGGCTCGGCCTGGCGATCGTCAGCGAGGTGCTCCGCTCACACGGTGGTTCTGTGCGGATCACCGACTCCCCGCTGGGCGGTGCGAGGTTCGAGGTGACCCTGCCGACCGAGAGCCCGTCGCCCGGGGGACGGTAG
- a CDS encoding alpha/beta hydrolase translates to MVVEVSLLKGWLPVALEIVAVVVLLFAIGWRDARWRTRRLPIVVVGTALSGVLVVKVIAPAVGMTDPLPVRVWIWLSGAFGALVLLGVGWSSAHWGRRLAAVLAFVLAAVVGVNGINQFVGYYPTVGAAVAGLQGQQPPGQVSLAQIKDNKDPAGARSGELVGVTIPAVPSGFAHRQELVYLPPVWFHGPRHPVLPVVEMIGAERSKPENWVRIGSAVKTAQAYAAHHHGLGPILVFVDATAAFSNDTECVNGPHGQAEDHLYRDIPAYITSTFGASKNPKAWAVAGFSMGGTCAIGLTTEHSTAFGHFVDISGDLFPNTGDKAQTIANLFGGSAAAYAAHDPLTVIAKHGRFPALTGRYLDGTEEKLHAREATLLITAGKKQGIASKLTVLPGTHNWQFAESAFSYIFPWLCAQLGLERTTTS, encoded by the coding sequence ATGGTTGTTGAGGTGTCGCTGCTCAAAGGCTGGCTGCCTGTGGCGCTGGAGATCGTGGCGGTCGTGGTGCTGCTGTTCGCGATCGGGTGGCGGGATGCGAGGTGGCGGACGCGGCGGTTGCCGATCGTGGTCGTCGGGACGGCGTTGTCCGGGGTGCTGGTCGTGAAGGTGATCGCGCCGGCGGTGGGGATGACCGACCCGCTGCCCGTGCGCGTCTGGATCTGGCTGTCCGGTGCTTTCGGTGCCTTGGTGCTGCTGGGCGTGGGCTGGTCGAGTGCTCATTGGGGTCGCCGGCTGGCCGCAGTACTGGCTTTCGTTCTCGCGGCGGTGGTCGGTGTCAACGGCATCAATCAGTTCGTCGGCTACTACCCGACGGTCGGGGCGGCCGTGGCCGGTCTGCAAGGTCAGCAGCCGCCCGGGCAGGTGTCACTCGCACAGATCAAGGACAACAAGGATCCGGCCGGGGCTCGTTCAGGCGAGTTGGTCGGCGTCACGATCCCCGCCGTACCGAGTGGCTTCGCGCATCGCCAGGAGCTCGTCTACCTGCCACCGGTGTGGTTCCACGGGCCGCGCCATCCGGTCCTGCCCGTCGTCGAGATGATTGGCGCCGAGCGCTCCAAGCCGGAGAACTGGGTGCGGATCGGCAGCGCGGTCAAGACCGCCCAGGCGTACGCCGCTCATCACCACGGGCTCGGTCCGATCCTCGTCTTCGTCGATGCCACGGCCGCGTTCAGCAACGACACCGAATGCGTCAACGGCCCGCACGGCCAGGCGGAGGACCACCTGTACCGCGACATCCCCGCGTACATCACTTCGACCTTCGGCGCCTCGAAGAACCCGAAGGCGTGGGCGGTGGCCGGGTTCTCGATGGGCGGCACCTGCGCGATCGGCCTGACCACCGAACACTCGACCGCCTTCGGGCACTTCGTCGACATCTCCGGTGACCTGTTCCCGAACACCGGCGACAAGGCGCAGACGATCGCCAACCTGTTCGGCGGATCCGCGGCCGCGTACGCCGCACACGACCCGCTGACGGTGATCGCGAAGCACGGCCGCTTCCCGGCGTTGACCGGCCGGTACCTCGACGGCACCGAGGAGAAGCTGCACGCCAGAGAGGCCACTTTGCTGATCACTGCCGGCAAGAAGCAGGGCATCGCCTCGAAGCTGACGGTCCTGCCCGGCACCCACAACTGGCAGTTCGCCGAGTCCGCCTTCAGCTACATCTTCCCGTGGCTGTGCGCCCAACTAGGCCTCGAGCGGACGACGACCTCCTAG